A window of Pseudomonas guangdongensis contains these coding sequences:
- a CDS encoding ATP-binding protein encodes MSRKKLPIGIQTFARIREDDCYYVDKTGIALQLIEEGNYYFLSRPRRFGKSLFLDTLAELFEGNEPLFRGLVVHGQWDWGRRFPVVRISFADGVVNSRQALDTRIDDLLQVNAQRLGLPDFTAADIPGRFAELIREAECIHGQRVVVLVDEYDKPILDNLANAELAREMRDGLRNLYSVIKGQDAHIRFAMLSGVSKFSKVSLFSGLNNLRDITLSPGYSAICGYTDEDVDTVFAPELAGLDREEVRQWYNGYNWTGTSVYNPFDLLLLFREREFRPFWFETGTPTFLIELLTRRQAWLPELGQLETDAELLSTFEVDNIATEALMFQAGYLTIDEEINLDGNWFYRLRYPNREVRQSLHGSLIKAWSPEGQPVARQRMSLHRLLRSNDFPGLQQLFSAFFASIPHDWYRNNPIAQYEGYYASVFYSHFAALGLDVRVEDATSFGRIDMAVLFNGQVYLFEFKVVELVPEGKALQQIRERGYAEKYRARGEPIHLIGVEFSREQRSVVGFEVARDG; translated from the coding sequence ATGTCACGCAAGAAGCTGCCCATCGGTATCCAGACCTTCGCCCGTATCCGCGAGGATGACTGCTACTACGTCGACAAGACCGGCATCGCCCTGCAGCTGATCGAGGAAGGCAACTACTACTTCCTCTCCCGCCCGCGGCGCTTCGGCAAGAGCCTGTTCCTCGATACCCTGGCCGAGCTGTTCGAGGGCAACGAGCCGCTGTTTCGTGGCCTGGTGGTGCATGGGCAGTGGGACTGGGGACGGCGCTTTCCGGTCGTGCGTATCAGCTTTGCCGACGGGGTGGTCAACAGTCGCCAGGCGCTGGATACCCGCATCGACGATCTGCTGCAGGTCAACGCCCAGCGACTCGGGTTACCTGACTTCACGGCAGCAGACATCCCTGGCCGCTTTGCCGAGCTGATCCGTGAGGCTGAGTGCATCCACGGTCAGCGGGTCGTTGTGCTGGTCGATGAGTACGACAAGCCGATTCTCGACAATCTGGCCAACGCTGAGCTGGCCCGCGAGATGCGCGACGGCCTGCGCAACCTCTATTCGGTGATCAAGGGGCAGGATGCACATATCCGCTTCGCCATGCTCAGCGGGGTATCCAAGTTCAGCAAGGTCAGTCTGTTCTCGGGGCTGAACAATCTGCGCGACATCACCCTGTCACCCGGCTATTCCGCCATCTGCGGCTACACCGATGAGGACGTGGATACGGTATTCGCTCCGGAGCTGGCCGGACTGGATCGGGAGGAAGTCCGTCAGTGGTACAACGGCTACAACTGGACCGGCACCTCGGTGTACAACCCGTTCGATTTGCTGCTCTTGTTCCGTGAGCGCGAGTTCCGCCCGTTCTGGTTCGAAACGGGAACGCCGACCTTCCTGATCGAGCTGCTCACTCGCCGTCAGGCCTGGCTGCCGGAGCTGGGACAGCTGGAAACCGATGCCGAGCTGCTGTCGACCTTCGAGGTGGACAATATCGCCACCGAGGCGCTGATGTTCCAGGCGGGCTATCTGACCATCGACGAGGAGATCAACCTCGACGGCAACTGGTTCTATCGCCTGCGCTATCCCAACCGCGAAGTGCGTCAGAGCCTGCATGGCAGCCTGATCAAGGCCTGGTCGCCGGAGGGGCAGCCGGTCGCCCGCCAGCGCATGTCGCTGCATCGCCTGCTGCGCAGCAACGACTTCCCCGGGCTGCAGCAGCTGTTCAGCGCGTTCTTCGCCAGCATCCCCCACGACTGGTATCGCAACAATCCGATTGCCCAGTACGAGGGCTACTACGCCAGCGTGTTCTACAGCCACTTCGCGGCCTTGGGCCTGGACGTGCGGGTTGAAGATGCCACCAGCTTCGGTCGCATCGACATGGCCGTACTGTTCAATGGCCAGGTCTACCTGTTCGAGTTCAAGGTGGTGGAGCTGGTCCCCGAGGGCAAGGCGCTGCAGCAGATCCGCGAGCGTGGCTATGCCGAGAAGTACCGGGCGCGAGGCGAGCCGATCCACCTGATCGGCGTGGAATTCAGCCGCGAGCAGCGCAGTGTGGTGGGCTTCGAGGTGGCGCGGGACGGCTGA
- a CDS encoding helicase-related protein: MVGRLVDALRINSKEEIGKLIMSTSLADYPWRYSYKTSSLTKDGHTVDILREFYIPLLQRAVRYDRVAGYFRSSSLALASRGFSTFVSRDGKVRLIAGADLHPQDVQAIINGQGKLDDALQEALDNPAQWREAELRGVELLSWMVRQGYLEIRVALRVHSQTGQAISLDSGVDGYVHEKWALAYDAEGNCLYASGSWNESQTALAHNAENVDVDCSWQGSKEQAKIADAQRDFEALWNDQHPAFKVVDLPTAVKERLISFSEQIQFPVEMDGKPALLERPTLSPLEQARFQLIKYAPLMPNGQYVGLYTAPVQPWPHQIVVAHRLIDNYPASGLMCDEVGLGKTIEAGLVFRALYLSERAKRILIAAPASLTQQWQREMASKFLLPFRRVRSGPSLQLDYLLPQEGSAPASGLYDADLSIISTGLMTRQERRQALKSAQQFDLVLLDESHYARRSNSQRGVRGYPQYNNLYKTLQDLIRPATKSLLLATATPMQLDPVEVSDLIALTNRVGAFKYDPSLTLRYYQLTAALSQGQALEREEWALLRAAVTSIEHLDPVLWRYLLEVVIDPFSKIDLEQWLKSGVVPQSINHPALARLLFAAAPLSRVMQRHTRDLLKIYRNKGKLKAGLAKRQVITPPRIVFTPQEARVESFLHEYCEGLREAMLNNGECKPNQTALGFYLSFLRLRFASSLRALKLTVQRRLDRVQATLIQQLSESTSAEDRAELEDLLLEGGEDDLEAVDSLLRNRTPEDLRWERDCLQALRQEVEDLSQVSSKMQVLLMVLGRRKQPSGRIQQTVIFTRFFDTLEDIVERIQAVHPHARIGTYSGQGGSYFDVDLLSMVGCEREKIKHRFVQGEIDILVCTDAAAEGLNLQTADMLINFDLPWNPMKVEQRIGRIDRIGQRHSEISVLNLCYADSAEQFVYERLMQRLEKAGLVVGTQQFSLLPVTVDEFEQLAAKTLDEQQLEKIALERARQQREHNKLLEIPAQELFDIYTRLEMQYRSLPLPVTLAQIWRSLIESEYLKSCGCQFSPCARYITLNGVDPLIDGSNLTVDRELMDVGLPGEEPLHFASYGDPVFDHLLTHLTALAEAGGAVQVILAESDGIRQAAIAFCDTESGASRLAQKFDELESHGVSGDVVPDATLNGYAEKVAEDAQLIARTLLRVGAVERLNQQQAAAQVLTNNLTLQRLMDASLRRGHTKDLATELLRDVEGHVVRRERGLRISEISDSYKSCLGHGLIQPVWMQSGGIGHLDVPKVMMESALDVGYRLIEKTKKKKSELTASELIQRLERNPLEVV, encoded by the coding sequence ATGGTTGGCCGGTTGGTCGATGCTCTGCGTATCAATAGCAAGGAAGAAATAGGGAAGCTGATAATGTCGACGAGTCTTGCCGATTATCCATGGCGCTATAGCTACAAGACCTCCTCACTGACCAAGGATGGCCATACGGTCGACATCCTGCGTGAGTTCTATATCCCGTTGCTACAGCGTGCCGTGCGTTACGATCGGGTAGCTGGTTACTTTCGCTCCAGTTCTCTGGCTTTGGCATCGCGTGGTTTCTCGACATTTGTAAGCCGTGACGGCAAGGTGAGACTGATTGCAGGCGCTGACCTGCACCCTCAGGACGTACAGGCCATCATAAATGGCCAAGGCAAGCTCGATGACGCCTTGCAAGAGGCGCTGGACAATCCGGCGCAATGGCGCGAGGCCGAATTGCGCGGCGTAGAGCTGCTGTCCTGGATGGTTCGGCAAGGCTATCTGGAGATCCGTGTCGCTTTGCGGGTGCATAGTCAGACAGGACAAGCTATCTCCCTTGACTCCGGCGTTGATGGGTATGTTCACGAGAAGTGGGCGCTTGCTTACGATGCCGAAGGCAATTGCCTCTATGCCAGTGGTTCCTGGAACGAGTCGCAAACGGCATTGGCGCATAACGCCGAAAACGTGGATGTGGACTGCTCATGGCAGGGATCCAAGGAGCAGGCCAAGATCGCTGATGCTCAGCGCGACTTCGAAGCGCTGTGGAACGATCAGCACCCGGCTTTCAAGGTTGTCGACCTGCCAACAGCGGTCAAGGAGCGGCTGATCAGCTTCTCCGAGCAGATTCAGTTCCCGGTGGAGATGGATGGAAAGCCTGCTTTGTTGGAGCGGCCCACGCTCTCGCCGCTGGAGCAGGCGCGCTTCCAGCTGATCAAGTACGCTCCGCTGATGCCCAACGGACAGTATGTCGGTCTGTATACGGCACCTGTCCAACCCTGGCCGCATCAGATTGTCGTAGCTCATCGTCTGATCGATAACTACCCAGCATCGGGTCTGATGTGCGATGAGGTGGGGTTGGGCAAGACCATCGAGGCCGGGCTGGTTTTCCGCGCGCTGTACTTGAGCGAGCGGGCCAAGCGGATACTGATCGCCGCACCGGCCAGTCTTACGCAGCAATGGCAGCGGGAGATGGCCAGTAAGTTTCTTTTGCCATTCCGTCGTGTGCGCTCCGGTCCTTCATTGCAACTGGACTACCTTCTACCGCAGGAAGGGAGTGCTCCTGCATCGGGCTTGTATGACGCGGATCTATCGATCATTTCCACTGGCCTGATGACGCGCCAGGAGCGACGCCAGGCACTCAAGAGCGCACAACAGTTTGACCTGGTGCTGCTCGATGAGTCCCACTATGCCCGGCGCTCCAACTCGCAACGCGGAGTGCGTGGCTATCCGCAGTACAACAACCTGTACAAGACACTTCAGGATCTGATCCGACCAGCTACGAAGAGTCTGTTGTTGGCGACGGCAACCCCAATGCAGCTCGATCCTGTGGAGGTCAGTGACCTGATTGCCCTGACCAATCGGGTAGGAGCTTTCAAATATGACCCATCCCTCACTCTCAGGTACTACCAGCTCACGGCCGCCCTCAGTCAGGGACAGGCGCTGGAGCGTGAAGAGTGGGCGCTATTGCGGGCGGCAGTCACCAGCATTGAACACCTGGATCCGGTCTTGTGGCGATATCTCCTGGAGGTTGTGATTGACCCGTTTTCCAAGATCGACCTGGAGCAGTGGCTGAAGAGCGGAGTTGTGCCGCAATCCATCAATCATCCGGCCTTGGCGCGGCTGCTGTTTGCGGCAGCTCCTCTGTCTAGAGTCATGCAGCGGCATACTCGAGACTTGCTCAAGATCTACCGCAACAAGGGTAAACTGAAGGCTGGTTTGGCCAAGCGACAAGTCATCACGCCACCACGCATTGTCTTCACCCCGCAGGAAGCAAGGGTTGAAAGCTTTTTGCATGAGTACTGCGAAGGTTTGCGTGAGGCAATGCTTAATAATGGTGAGTGCAAGCCTAATCAGACCGCGCTGGGTTTCTATCTGAGCTTCCTGCGTTTGCGTTTCGCATCCAGTCTGCGAGCACTGAAGCTGACGGTGCAGCGCCGCCTTGATCGCGTACAAGCCACCTTGATCCAGCAACTCAGCGAAAGCACTTCTGCCGAAGACCGAGCCGAGCTGGAAGATCTTCTCTTGGAGGGTGGAGAGGACGACCTGGAGGCCGTGGACAGTTTGTTGCGCAACCGAACCCCGGAAGACCTCCGTTGGGAGCGTGATTGCCTACAAGCCTTGCGGCAGGAAGTAGAGGATCTCTCGCAGGTTTCTTCCAAGATGCAGGTTTTGCTGATGGTGTTGGGGCGGAGGAAGCAACCCTCTGGGCGTATTCAGCAAACGGTGATTTTTACTCGCTTCTTCGACACGCTGGAGGACATCGTCGAGCGGATTCAGGCAGTTCATCCGCATGCCCGTATAGGCACCTACTCCGGCCAGGGCGGCTCTTACTTCGACGTGGATCTGCTAAGCATGGTTGGCTGTGAGAGGGAGAAAATCAAGCACCGTTTCGTTCAAGGGGAAATTGATATCCTTGTATGTACCGATGCGGCTGCTGAAGGATTGAACTTGCAAACAGCAGACATGCTGATCAACTTCGATTTGCCTTGGAACCCCATGAAGGTGGAGCAGCGAATCGGGCGGATTGACCGCATTGGGCAGCGGCACAGTGAAATTTCAGTGTTGAATCTTTGCTATGCGGACTCTGCTGAACAGTTTGTCTATGAGCGACTCATGCAGCGCCTGGAAAAGGCTGGATTGGTTGTCGGCACGCAGCAGTTCTCCCTGCTGCCTGTCACGGTAGATGAGTTTGAGCAGCTTGCGGCAAAGACGCTTGATGAGCAGCAGCTAGAAAAGATTGCTTTGGAGCGAGCCAGGCAGCAACGTGAGCACAACAAGCTTCTTGAAATTCCAGCTCAAGAGCTTTTCGATATCTACACTCGACTGGAGATGCAGTATCGGTCACTGCCGCTGCCAGTAACACTGGCTCAGATATGGAGATCGTTGATTGAGTCGGAATATTTGAAGTCGTGTGGTTGCCAGTTCAGCCCTTGCGCCCGATACATCACTTTGAATGGTGTGGATCCGCTGATTGATGGATCCAACCTGACGGTTGATCGTGAGCTCATGGATGTCGGACTGCCTGGCGAGGAGCCTCTACACTTCGCCAGCTACGGAGATCCTGTTTTCGATCATCTGCTTACCCATTTGACCGCTCTTGCAGAGGCAGGTGGAGCCGTGCAGGTGATTTTGGCAGAGTCAGATGGTATCCGTCAGGCAGCAATCGCTTTCTGCGATACGGAAAGTGGTGCTTCGCGCCTGGCGCAGAAATTTGATGAACTAGAGAGCCATGGGGTCAGTGGCGATGTTGTTCCTGATGCCACGTTGAACGGTTATGCAGAGAAGGTGGCGGAGGATGCTCAGTTGATTGCTCGTACCCTACTTCGAGTAGGAGCTGTCGAAAGGCTCAATCAGCAACAAGCGGCAGCCCAGGTGCTGACCAATAACCTGACGCTTCAGCGCCTTATGGATGCTTCCTTACGGCGCGGACACACCAAGGATCTCGCAACGGAATTGCTCCGAGATGTCGAGGGACACGTCGTGCGTCGTGAGAGAGGTCTGCGTATTTCCGAAATATCGGATAGCTATAAAAGTTGTCTCGGCCATGGCTTAATCCAGCCAGTCTGGATGCAAAGTGGGGGAATTGGGCATCTGGATGTGCCCAAAGTGATGATGGAGTCTGCCCTGGATGTTGGTTATCGCTTGATCGAGAAAACCAAGAAGAAGAAATCCGAGTTGACCGCTTCTGAGCTGATACAGCGCCTGGAGCGCAACCCTCTGGAGGTCGTATGA
- a CDS encoding DUF1156 domain-containing protein encodes MDRRLIEAGFPCHQVGAETQRERGASSALPPLYFLHVWWARRPLTPSRAAVAGSLLPADTDVESFVKELGIEKRVVTLGGQHWVIVGKLLGRLEKTADGERLKVDPVVLRAFDSEQERREESLQQIAQLKAQSPELARHPVMLRWEAESRPLGQIHAGQWLTVERVMADPAHVNERIEFAKLPEVKAILGKEIKWDAEDLYGYARAYQNDHAPKPSGLTVLDPTSGGGSIPFEALRLGHNVIANELNPVATTILYATLDYPARFGMSLYDDIEHWGNIMRERVESQMAPFYPFSPLPKYEQDRLRKHLEHYPELFDQFNQPEYDQNGLLYCREVTCPSCLAKTPLLNTCWLSKEAADPWGVKIIPQGQGASANYRFETYQVLTGGKGPNGEDPELATVDRGVGQCVHCRQAISGDEIKSQARGDSVHGLWKDRLYVVVSSRYQPSLDSQGKPQRYSTGERAGELKVEKVRFFRIASEKDFLAIDEAWKELERKWDEFDLQGLIPTEPIPYGHRRDQRDGIVNFGIVKWLDMFNSRQILAHLTALKALNDLREKVIEACGAAKGRAVVTYLQFALDKALDYNSKHTRWEFTRGVIKGTFGRHDFSLKWTYGEMVFSGPFSGLKWGLSQILDSYKGICSLVSAGRELNSISIPKIINGSGASISGVDSSSVDLVCMDPPYYNNVQYAELSDFFYVWMKRNLKELYPEIVWPRLTNKVDEAVANPALAGSKAKAKAVYEGLMLEIFKECHRVVRLDGLMTLMFTHKEQDAWETLTRSLIDSGWVITSSFPVESESSYSTHQKDLAAAASSIFITCRKRQADQPFPAVWTGLGGRGVQSKIRDSVEGALDEFSALNLNPVDKMIACYGRALQVLSENWPVMDGDEEVNPIRAMNEASRVVAEHQIRDITEGRITVDDLDTETAMALTVYGIWGHNDVAYSEALNLSKSLNFRLESRVAGYGVEDRLVAYNTEESGAKRKGASVETVGYAAPLLKKGSKLRLAKPEERDKRRIAKPQSDWDVLHGLIMCYRSGDIPVARAYLDQHREGRENTVLDLLEVWAAEAETPELRNEAKTILFGLKTH; translated from the coding sequence ATGGATCGCAGACTGATCGAGGCAGGCTTTCCCTGCCACCAGGTAGGTGCAGAAACCCAGCGAGAGCGAGGAGCCAGTTCAGCCCTCCCGCCACTGTACTTTCTTCATGTCTGGTGGGCACGTCGCCCGTTGACGCCCAGCCGCGCGGCGGTAGCGGGATCGTTGCTGCCTGCCGATACCGATGTGGAGAGCTTCGTCAAGGAGCTTGGCATCGAGAAGCGAGTCGTAACCCTGGGAGGGCAGCACTGGGTTATCGTCGGCAAACTGCTGGGGCGCCTGGAGAAGACCGCTGATGGTGAGCGGTTGAAGGTCGACCCCGTGGTCTTGCGTGCCTTCGACAGTGAGCAGGAGCGCCGGGAGGAAAGCCTGCAACAGATCGCGCAGCTCAAGGCGCAAAGTCCGGAGCTGGCAAGACACCCGGTTATGCTGCGTTGGGAGGCGGAGTCCCGGCCGTTGGGGCAGATTCATGCCGGGCAGTGGTTGACCGTCGAGCGGGTCATGGCTGATCCGGCGCACGTCAACGAGCGCATCGAGTTTGCCAAGCTGCCTGAGGTCAAGGCGATTCTTGGTAAGGAGATCAAGTGGGATGCCGAGGATCTCTACGGGTATGCCCGTGCGTATCAGAACGACCATGCTCCCAAGCCCAGCGGTCTGACGGTACTCGATCCAACCTCGGGGGGCGGTTCTATTCCGTTCGAGGCCCTGCGCCTCGGTCACAACGTGATCGCCAACGAGCTGAATCCGGTCGCCACCACCATTCTATATGCGACCCTGGATTACCCGGCCCGCTTTGGCATGAGTCTGTACGACGATATCGAGCATTGGGGCAACATCATGCGGGAGAGGGTCGAAAGCCAGATGGCGCCTTTCTACCCCTTCTCGCCACTGCCAAAATACGAACAGGATCGCTTGCGCAAGCATCTTGAGCATTACCCTGAGCTGTTCGATCAGTTCAACCAGCCGGAGTACGACCAGAACGGCCTGCTCTATTGCCGCGAGGTGACTTGTCCCAGTTGCTTGGCCAAGACGCCGCTGCTGAATACCTGTTGGCTCTCCAAGGAGGCCGCTGATCCCTGGGGGGTGAAAATTATCCCTCAGGGACAGGGGGCTTCGGCGAATTACCGCTTCGAAACCTATCAGGTGTTAACAGGTGGTAAGGGGCCAAACGGTGAAGATCCTGAGCTTGCCACTGTTGATCGTGGGGTTGGGCAGTGTGTGCACTGTAGGCAGGCAATAAGCGGTGATGAAATAAAATCTCAGGCCAGGGGGGACTCTGTGCATGGGCTATGGAAAGACCGGCTTTATGTAGTGGTTTCGTCCAGATATCAACCCAGCTTGGACAGTCAAGGAAAACCACAGAGATATTCGACAGGTGAGCGGGCTGGAGAGTTAAAGGTTGAGAAAGTTAGGTTTTTTCGCATAGCTTCTGAGAAAGATTTCCTTGCAATAGATGAGGCGTGGAAAGAGCTTGAGCGGAAGTGGGATGAGTTCGATTTGCAGGGGTTAATACCTACGGAGCCTATCCCGTATGGGCATCGTCGAGATCAACGAGATGGAATTGTAAATTTTGGCATAGTTAAGTGGCTCGATATGTTTAATTCGCGCCAGATACTTGCTCACTTGACTGCGCTGAAGGCTCTAAATGACTTGAGAGAGAAGGTTATTGAAGCGTGTGGAGCTGCTAAGGGGCGGGCTGTAGTTACCTATTTGCAGTTTGCTCTCGATAAGGCTCTAGACTACAACAGTAAGCACACTCGCTGGGAATTTACTCGGGGGGTTATAAAGGGCACTTTTGGGCGGCATGATTTTTCGCTTAAGTGGACTTATGGGGAAATGGTTTTTTCTGGGCCTTTTTCTGGGCTAAAATGGGGCTTAAGCCAAATACTTGATAGCTATAAGGGTATTTGTAGTTTGGTTTCAGCTGGTCGTGAGTTGAATTCAATTTCCATTCCGAAAATCATAAACGGGTCTGGTGCAAGCATTTCTGGGGTCGACTCCTCAAGCGTTGATTTGGTGTGCATGGATCCGCCCTATTATAACAATGTTCAGTATGCAGAGCTTTCTGATTTCTTTTATGTTTGGATGAAGCGTAATCTTAAGGAGTTGTATCCTGAGATTGTTTGGCCGCGATTGACTAATAAGGTTGATGAAGCTGTTGCAAATCCTGCACTGGCAGGGTCAAAGGCAAAAGCAAAGGCGGTCTATGAAGGGTTAATGTTGGAAATATTTAAAGAGTGTCATCGTGTTGTGAGGCTCGATGGGCTGATGACGTTGATGTTTACTCATAAAGAGCAGGACGCTTGGGAAACATTGACGCGCTCTCTTATTGACTCTGGCTGGGTAATTACTTCTAGCTTTCCAGTTGAGTCTGAAAGTAGCTATTCGACCCACCAGAAAGACCTAGCAGCAGCTGCCAGCTCAATCTTTATTACCTGCCGCAAACGTCAGGCTGATCAGCCGTTCCCCGCTGTCTGGACTGGCCTCGGTGGGAGGGGCGTACAGAGTAAAATTCGTGACTCGGTCGAGGGGGCTCTCGATGAGTTTTCGGCTCTGAATCTGAATCCGGTAGACAAGATGATTGCCTGCTATGGTCGTGCGTTGCAGGTTCTTTCGGAAAACTGGCCAGTAATGGATGGCGATGAAGAAGTAAATCCGATCCGAGCCATGAACGAGGCCAGTCGGGTTGTCGCAGAGCATCAGATTCGCGATATCACGGAAGGGCGCATCACCGTAGATGACCTGGATACCGAAACCGCCATGGCGCTGACGGTTTACGGCATCTGGGGGCACAATGATGTTGCCTACAGTGAGGCTCTGAACCTCTCCAAATCGCTGAACTTCCGCCTGGAGAGTCGGGTGGCGGGTTATGGGGTTGAGGATCGCCTGGTTGCCTACAACACCGAGGAGTCCGGCGCCAAGCGTAAGGGCGCCTCAGTGGAAACCGTCGGTTACGCCGCGCCGCTACTCAAAAAAGGTTCCAAGCTCCGCTTGGCCAAGCCAGAGGAGCGCGACAAGCGACGTATTGCCAAGCCGCAATCGGATTGGGACGTGTTGCATGGTCTGATCATGTGCTACCGCTCCGGCGATATTCCCGTGGCACGTGCCTATCTGGATCAGCACCGTGAGGGGCGTGAAAACACCGTACTGGATCTGCTGGAGGTCTGGGCTGCGGAGGCCGAAACGCCAGAGCTGCGTAACGAGGCCAAGACGATTCTGTTTGGTCTGAAAACCCATTGA
- a CDS encoding DUF7680 family protein yields the protein MSKPVSLQAHYDQRLKNRWRKAPFVLRFTEWKDITGTVVVIKERVSSETRAEERNLQQLGNLQDRGHLYGESLKCLIPLLKRMVEGVCDEAGVPMELQRFFNKEGLKLRDNLPLDEEAGAKLALLFRLQERLHNPDRIELLARRIMRFSREEAAYWLARTTSYGADANRWAISGLRIMLTGTSNKDDGIQRMLDKLR from the coding sequence ATGAGTAAGCCTGTTTCCCTGCAAGCCCATTACGACCAGCGCCTGAAAAATCGCTGGCGCAAGGCGCCTTTCGTATTGCGTTTTACCGAGTGGAAGGACATCACCGGCACTGTCGTCGTGATCAAGGAGCGGGTTTCCAGTGAAACCCGCGCTGAAGAGCGCAACCTGCAGCAGCTAGGCAATCTTCAGGATCGCGGCCACCTCTATGGCGAGAGCCTCAAATGCCTGATCCCCCTGCTCAAGCGCATGGTCGAAGGGGTTTGCGATGAAGCAGGCGTACCCATGGAGTTGCAGCGCTTCTTCAACAAGGAGGGCCTGAAGCTTCGTGACAACCTGCCGCTCGACGAGGAGGCGGGTGCCAAGTTGGCCTTGCTGTTCCGTTTGCAGGAGCGCCTGCACAACCCGGATCGCATCGAGTTACTGGCTCGACGCATCATGCGTTTCAGCCGCGAGGAAGCCGCCTATTGGCTGGCTCGCACCACCAGCTACGGTGCCGACGCAAATCGTTGGGCGATCAGTGGTCTGCGCATCATGCTGACCGGCACCAGCAACAAAGACGATGGTATTCAACGCATGCTCGACAAGCTGCGCTAA